TGTCCTTCGTTTCCGCCACGTACCTCGGGCAGGCGGTCAAGACCTACACACTGACGTTTGATGCCAGCGGCAACGCCACGCATCCGCTTGCCCTGGATGCGACGGGTAAGGCGGTGATCCTGCACGCCAGCGATTACGGCATGCGCGCCGGTGACCAGGTGATCGTCGTGCAGCTGCCCTACGCGGATATTTCACCTGACCTGCCGGCCGTCGATATCCAGGTGACCGTGCACGTGAGCGACCTGGCCGATACCAGCTTCTCCGATGGCTCCCCCGATCTGGTACTGCGGGCGCGGGGTGGGTTCGAGCTTGGCAACGATGCAGCAAACAATCCCACGGTGGATCCGAGCCTGATCGAAGCGCAGTTACATGACCTGGCCGTGCACCCCACGGTCGTGACACTCACTCAGGTGCTGGATGTTCCCGATGGCAAGACGGTGACCGGCCCGAACTATGAGCGCAGCTTTACGCTAACCGCCACGGCGGCCCCGGGGCAAAGCCTCTCCGATGTCGTGATCACCCAGGATATTCCTGTTGAGATGCGGGTGACCGCGATCACACCAGGCGCTGGCGGTACCGTCGAATCGGTGACGTTGCATGGCGGGCGCGTGTTGACCTCGGCGGCCGCGATCCAGGCGACGCTCACCGCCGGGGCTGCCATTGATTCGTTTACCGTGAGCTACGCGTCCCTCACCGGTGCAGTGGACACCACCGTGCGCTTCTATGTGCCGCAAGCGGATGCCGACGGCAATCCGGTGATTGATCCGGAGACCGCGGCGCCGCACGAGGTCGCCGTCGCCGGTGGTTCGGCGACCGGCGAATGGCAGCCACTGGATCCGCGCGACCGGCAGGCCGATGGCACCCCGGTGGACCTCAGCGGCACCGGTACAAGCGGACAATTCCTGGTCGAGGCGGCCGCGCTCTACAAGCAGGTGACGGTGCAAACCGATACCGGTTCGGCCGGGCCCACGCCGGGTGATACGTTGAGTTACACGGTGCAGGTGCAGTTATCGGATTATTTCGCACTGGGCCAGAACAGCATAGGCGAAGGGCAGTTCACCGTGCGCGATGCGCTGGGCGACGGCCAGACCCTGGTCGGCACACCGACGATGACGGTGACCTTTGCCGGCGCGACCTACACCGTCGGGGTGATCACGTTACGCACGACGAATGCCGATGGCAGCACGTCGCTCATCTTCGATATAGGTCAATCGCTGCGGGCCGCGGGGCTGGATACCGGCGCGCTGGCGGGCGACCTGGCGTTCGAGGAGGCGCTGCAGGGCGCCACCCAGCTCCAGGTCACCTACCTGGCGCTGGTCGGCCAGGCATACGTATCGGCTTACCGGCAGAGTGAAATCAACGAAGGCGATAGCGTGGGTAACAACGCGACGCTCAACGCGACCGTGTTGGTGGACGACGTCAACCTTTCCGGTGCCACGGTGACTGACCAGGATGCCTCGGTGGCCACCGTACCCACCTCCACGGTGGATATCGAACTGGTTTCGGTCAACGGCACGACACCGTCATCCGGCGATCTTCATCCCGGTGATGTGGTGACCTTTCAACTCAGCTACGACCTCACCACGGGTGATTACGAGCAGTTCCGGTTGACGGGTTACATGCCGTTGCCCCTGTTCGATATCACCGGCATAACCTGGAGCCAGGGCACGGGGGTGGGCCAGTGGCAGTTCGCCACGGGCAACACGAACGGCGATACGAGCGTGACCGTCACGAGTGCGGCCGGTAATGCCGTGGTGTTTGATTTCGGCGATTACACCACCAGCGCGATAGGCGGAAGCCGCATCGTGCTGACCTTCACGTTGCGCGTTGGCGACCAGGCGTTCGCCGACCAGCGTTCACTCAGCGTGCTCGCGCAATCCGACCAGCTGACGACGATCGCCGCCAACCATCTGCTCTCGTCGGATGTGGCCTCGATTCAATCAATCGCCGAACCGGTGGTATCGATCGGCCATGGGGTGGTGTCGACGAGCCACGGCACGGTGGATGGGGGAAGCGGTACGTGGGCAGCGCCGGGGAGCACCGGGGTGCCGTTCAGTGGATCCGTCATCGATACGACGGCGGTAGAGGGTGACGCCAACGGCATCGATGCCGGTGATGTCCTGCGCATGGCCACAGCGCTGGAGAATACGGGCGGGGGCGATGCGTTCGATGTCGTCACGTCGATCGTACTTCCGGCGGGCATGCAGTTCGTCGGTGGCTCGTTGGGGGCGGCGAACCTCAGCGTCTATCGCGGCGACGGCACGCTGCTCACGCTTGGGATCGACTACAGCGTGACGGGCAACACCATCACGTTCCTGGATGCCGGGGGCGTGGCGACGCTAACCGCCGGTCGCCCTGGGACAGCGGCCGATAGCACGGGCGCCAACGTGATCGTCATTACCTACGACGCGGTCGTGGATGGCAACGTGCCAGCCAGCAGCACCTTGGGGAGCACGGCGACGCTTACCCATTACGCGAGCGTCGATGGTGGCGCCGACTTCACCCCGGTCGATCTCTCGGACAACGCCATCGAGCAGGTGGCGGCACCCTCCCTCGGAGTCGTTTACGCGGGTGGCACGCTGGATGACACGGATTCCAGTGCGGCGCATACCACGGGCAGCGACCTCGTCATTGGCGAATCGATGCTCTACGACATCGTGGTGACCCTGCCCGAAGGCACCACGGCCAGTCTCGATATCGATAGCCTGATCCCGGCGGGCATGCGCCTGGATACGTCATTCAACGGCACCGGGTACCTCATTATCACCACGCGCAGTGGAAGCCAGGCGCTGCTTGCCGATTTCAACGGCACGGTCACGCTGGCGAGTTTCAGCGGTGTTGGCGGAACACCGGGTGCCGATGGCGTGAGCGGCCGCTTCATGTTCAGTGCGAGCTCGGCGGCAGGCGACAACGTGGAGGGCAATAACCAGTTCGTCATCCGCGTGCGCCTGGTGGCGAGCAATACGCTGGATAACCAGGCAGGTCGCGTGTTGCAAACCAATGCCCAGCTGGCGTACACCGATCCGGATGGGGATGTCGTGGGTGGTTCGGCCACGGAGCGCCAGGTCGCGGCCACCGGGACATTGCCGACGGTGACGGTACGCGAGCCTACCGTGGTCATCTCGCAGACTGCCGGCCCCGTTCCCCAGATCGGCGTGGACGAAGGCGATACGCTCACCTACGAAATCACCCTGAGTAATGGCACAGGCGCGAGCGATTTCAACGCTTATGACATTACCTTCAGTGACACGTTGCCGACGACATTGCAGGGTATCGTCCTGCTGGGTGTCACCTATGCGGGGGGCGCCACGCATGATGGCAGTAGCGCACCCGATGCCGGCTTTGTCATCGTCAATGGCGTGCTGCGGAATGCCGATGGTTCGGTGATCGACATCCCGAAGGGTGGCAGCATCGTGCTGCGCTTCAGCGGCCAGGTCACGGCCGATGCGGTCAATGGCAATGCCATCGATAACACCGCCTCGGTACGCTGGACCAGCCTGGATGGTAGTGATGCGGGCGAGCGCACCGGCACCGATGGCACCCTGGGTAGCGGCGTGCTTAATGATTACAGCAGCGACGCTGTCAGTGCTGTTCCGGTGGCGCGTGGGGTGTTTCTTTCCCGGGTCGGCGGCCTCGATAGCACGCTCCCAGCCAACCCCACCAATGCCGATAGCGAAGACGTCACGGTGGGCGAGGTCATCCGTTATCGTGCCGTCTCGGCGATCGGCGAAGGTACGACGGCCGACTACAGTGTCTCGGTGACGTTACAGAATGGCTTGTCGTTCATCGATGACGGTACGGTACGGATTGCGTTCGTATCCAACAACGGCATTACTACGACCATCACCGCGCTGGTTACCGGTGGAATGTTGCAGATCGTCGGCAACGAGGACAGCGATGTGTCGCTGCCGCTCACGGCCAGCCTCTCGAACGATACGCTTACGGGGGTGCTCAGCCGCGTTCAATACGAGGTAACCACGGATGCCCAGGGCAACACCGTGGTGACCTTCCACCTGGGGACCCTCACCAACAGCGATTCCGATGCGGACCTGGAAGGTGTCGTCATCGAGTTCAATGCGCGCGTGGCGAACCAGGCGTCCGTCGTGGCTGGTGCGGTGCTCGGTGCGACGGCCACCGAGCGGGCGGGCAGCACCGTGTTGGCGACCTCCACGACCATCCACGAGCGCATCGTGGAAGCCGCCTTCAACAACCTGGATAAACGCATTACGGCGTTTGATCCCAACCCGGGTGGCAGTACCGGCACGGCCGCGATTGCGATTCGTTTCACCCAGGCCGGAAGTGCCCCGGCGTACGACGTGCGGCTGGTCGACGCATTTCCGGGAGGGAGTGGGTACGTGTTCGACAGCATCACGATCGGCGGCAGCACATACGGCGATGTGGCCAGCCTTCCCGCGGGCGTGCAGGTCACGGTCGATCCCGTGAATGGCATCGTCGTGACCTTCGATCGCCTGGATCCGGGCGTGGCCGTGCAGGTGAACTACCACCTGGCGCTGCCGAACAACGTCACGACACCGGATACCGATGCGACGCTGACATGGAGCAGCCTGCCCGAATCCTTCACGTCCTATGCGGGGTCGGCGGTGGGCGCCGACGGCGCGGCGGATGGCGAACGCACAGGCAGTGGCGTCGGCCCCAATACGTACAGGCGCAACGAAGGCGCGGGCCTTGGCCTGATCCAGGGCACCTTATGGGACGACACCTTCAGCCCCACGCAAGACGCAACGCCCGATGGAACGCCGCTGGCGGGCCAGAACGTGACACTCACCTGGGCGGGCGCGGACGGCGACCTGGCGACAACCGGCGACAACGAGGTATTCACGACCACCACGGGGCTGAATGGCCGTTATGCCTTCGGCGTGCTGCCCGCGGGTGTGTACCGCATTGATGTACCTGCGGGGACGATTACCGATGCGGCGCTGGGTGGGCTCCGCGTCCGAATCGATAGCGATGCCGCGACGCCCGTGGGTACGGTGGGCGTATCGCTGGGCGAGGCCGCGTCGGCCACGGCCGATGCCGGCTTCGTGCAGCAGAACGATGCGCCGGTGAATGACCTGCCCGGCGCGCAAGCCGGCCTGGAGGATACGCCACTGGCTATCGCGCCCATTCGCGTAAGTGACGTGGATGCCGGCGCTGGCACGCTGGACGTCGTGATCACCGTGCTGCATGGCACGCTGACGGTAACTAACCTGCCAGCGGGACTGGTCGTCGGCGCCAATGGTTCCGCGTCGGTCACGCTCAGCGGTACGCTGGACATGCTCAATGCGGCGCTTGCAAGCCTGGTTTACCTCGGGAACACGGACTACAACGGCAACGATACCCTCACCGTGCAGACGCGCGACCGTGGCAACACCGGTGATGCGAACGGTGACGGTATTCCCAGCCAACCCGCCGATGAATTAAGCGACACCGATAGCCTGCAGATCACGCTGACGCCGGTAAACGATGCACCGGTGGCCGTAGCCGATACGGATGACGCTACCGAAGCGGGCGGCAACGCGAACGGTACACCGGGCGTGGACCCGGCCGGCAACGTGCTGGCGAATGACACCGACGTGGATATCGCCACCAATGGCGATGTGCTCCTCGTCGCCGGCGTCAGGGCGCAGGGAGCGTCGACGGGTGTCGTGCCAGGTGGCGACACGCCCGTGGCGATCGTTGGCCGGTACGGCACGCTTTTCATCGCCGCCGACGGCAGCTACCGCTACGTGGTGGATAACGACAACGCTGCGGTGCAGGCGCTGCGCTTGCCAGACCAGGTTCTGGCCGATGTCTTCGACTACACCGTGGCCGATCTGGCGGGGGCGAAGAGTGCGGCTACATTGACCGTCACGATCCACGGCGCCAACGACACCCCCGTCGCCCAGGATGATGCCGGCGTCGCGGTGGAGGCGGGCGGGGTTGCCAATGCCAGCGGTGGCAGCGACGGTACGGGTAACGTGCTTGCCAACGATACCGACGTGGATAGCGTGGCGCTGGGCGAGACGCGCACGGTGACCGGCATTCGTGCCGAACCGGAGACGGACGTAGGCCGGTTCGTCGACGTTGCCGCCGGTACGACCAGTGGCAACGGTACATCGGTAACCGGCCTATACGGCACGCTGGTCATCGGCGCAGACGGCTCGTGGCGTTACGTGGTCGACAACAACAACGCGATCGTCCAGGGCCTGGTCGCGGGCGACACCTTGCAGGAAACCTTCAGCTACCGCGTGACGGATACCGGCGGGCTCGATGACCTGGCGAACCTCGCGGTCACCATCGAAGGCAGCAACGATAACCCCGTGGCGAGCGATGACGTGGGTAACGCGCAGGCGGGGTCGGATGATGGCACGACGCCGGCCGTGGCCGCGACAGGCGACGTGTTGCACGTGGCGAGTCGGCCCGGCACGCCCACGCAGCCGGGCGGTAACGGGATCGACACGGATGTGGACGTGCCGGACCAGGTGGCCGGCGCGCTCACGGTGACGCATATCGGTACAGGGCCCGAGAGCGCGCCAGGTGCCTGGTCCGTCGTCGGGGCGAGTACATCCGCGGCCAATGGCACGCTCATCACCGGCCTGTACGGCACGTTGCACATCGGCGCGGATGGTACCTACCGTTACGATGCCGATAGCACCAATGCCACGGTGAGGACATTGCCCGCCGGTGCCACCATCACGGAAACCTTCACCTATGAGGTGACCGATACGCGTGGCCTGACGGACCGTGCCCAACTGGTGGTCACGATCCACGGCGCGAACGATGCACCGACACCTGTTGACGACCCTGCGGATGCGATCGAAGCGGGAGGGATCGCCAATGGCACGCCGGGCGTGGATCCTTCCGGTAACGTGCTGGCAAACGATAGCGATCCGGATCCAGGCGATACCCTGGTAGTGACCCAGGTGGCGCATGGTGCCAACACGGTTTCGGCGGGGGGCAGCATCGCGGGCAGCTACGGCACGCTCACGCTCGCCGCCGATGGTAACTTCCACTACACGGTGGATAACACCAACGCGCAAGTGCAGGCCCTGCGGCTGGATAGCGACCAACTCGTCGATACCTTCACGTACACCGTGCGGGATGCCGCGGGATCCGTCAGTACGGCTACGGTGATCATCACCATCCACGGTCGCAACGACGCACCCGTGGCGGTGGATGACACGGCCCAGGCGGCGGAAGCCGGTGGCACGGCCAATGCCGATCCGGGCGTGGACCCCACGGGTAATGTGTTGGCCAACGATACGGATGTCGATGCGGGTGACGCGCGCACGGTGGTCGGTGCGCGCGCCGGTGCCGAGGGCGATGGCGGTACGCTCATGGCAGTGAGTGGCGTGACGCAGGTGGCCGGCACGTACGGTACGTGGAGCGTGGATGCCAATGGCACCTGGCACTACACCGTCGATAACTCGCTAGCCATTGTCCAGGCGCTGCGGCCGGGCCAATCGCTGCAGGAAACCTTCACGTACCAGATGCGTGACGGGCAGGGCGCCCTGGACACCGCGCAGCTTACCCTGACGATCACCGGCGCATGGGACGCGCCCGTGGCACGCAATGACCTGGCGTACGCGGTAGCCCCCAACCCGGGTGGCACCGGTCGCGATCCCACGGGCACCGTGCTGGCGAACGATAGCGATGTCGATGCCCAGGACATCCTGACCGTGACCGGGGTGCGTGCGGGGAATGAAGGCGCCGCAGGTGCGCTCGCCGGCGTGATACCCGGTACAGGGCAAAGCGATGGCACCGTGGTTACGGGCTTGTACGGCACATTGCGTATCGGCGCCGACGGCACGTATCAGTATCTCGTCGATGTATCGAATCCGGTGTTGCAGGCGCTCGGACCCTTGCAGTTCGTCACCGACGTTTTTACCTATCGGGTCGGCGACCTGGGTGGCCTGACGGATCTTGGCCAGCTCACCATACTCGTGCGCGGGACGAACAGTGCTCCCACCCCGCATGACGATGCGGCCACCGCCATCGAGGCGGGGGGTATCGAAAATGCGACGCCCGGGCTTGATCCCAGCGGCAATGTCCTTGGCAACGACACCGACAGGGAAGGCGATGCCCTCAAGGTCACGGCCGTGCGCACCGGCGGCGCCGATGATGCGGGCCAGGCGGGTGTGATCGGCACGAGCCTGCGTGGCCAGTACGGCGACCTTAGCCTGGCCGCCGACGGTACCTGGCATTACGTCCTTGATAATAGCTTGCCTGCCGTGCAGGCCCTGCGCACCGCTGACCAGCACCTGGTGGATACGTTTACCTACACCGTGGTGGATTTCTGGGGCGCCTCGGCCACGGCCGAGCTGGTTATCACCGTGAATGGCAGCAATGACACGCCGGTAGCGCACGATGATGTGGCGACGGCAGTGGAAGCAGGCGGCGTGGCCAACCAGTCACCGGGCGTATCACCGA
Above is a genomic segment from Luteibacter aegosomatissinici containing:
- a CDS encoding VCBS domain-containing protein encodes the protein MERLLPRSHALALEPRIMFDGAAAVAADHQHAASHDAAPAATVGAAEAVSRAVPAGQGDTTTHAAAAAPRSPDSPSEKADSAARPLAVAAAPGAAPTVTLSEAATDALLGGNVTFTASFDNTSAQVGYAPYIDLFLPATGRDGDDGLSFVSATYLGQAVKTYTLTFDASGNATHPLALDATGKAVILHASDYGMRAGDQVIVVQLPYADISPDLPAVDIQVTVHVSDLADTSFSDGSPDLVLRARGGFELGNDAANNPTVDPSLIEAQLHDLAVHPTVVTLTQVLDVPDGKTVTGPNYERSFTLTATAAPGQSLSDVVITQDIPVEMRVTAITPGAGGTVESVTLHGGRVLTSAAAIQATLTAGAAIDSFTVSYASLTGAVDTTVRFYVPQADADGNPVIDPETAAPHEVAVAGGSATGEWQPLDPRDRQADGTPVDLSGTGTSGQFLVEAAALYKQVTVQTDTGSAGPTPGDTLSYTVQVQLSDYFALGQNSIGEGQFTVRDALGDGQTLVGTPTMTVTFAGATYTVGVITLRTTNADGSTSLIFDIGQSLRAAGLDTGALAGDLAFEEALQGATQLQVTYLALVGQAYVSAYRQSEINEGDSVGNNATLNATVLVDDVNLSGATVTDQDASVATVPTSTVDIELVSVNGTTPSSGDLHPGDVVTFQLSYDLTTGDYEQFRLTGYMPLPLFDITGITWSQGTGVGQWQFATGNTNGDTSVTVTSAAGNAVVFDFGDYTTSAIGGSRIVLTFTLRVGDQAFADQRSLSVLAQSDQLTTIAANHLLSSDVASIQSIAEPVVSIGHGVVSTSHGTVDGGSGTWAAPGSTGVPFSGSVIDTTAVEGDANGIDAGDVLRMATALENTGGGDAFDVVTSIVLPAGMQFVGGSLGAANLSVYRGDGTLLTLGIDYSVTGNTITFLDAGGVATLTAGRPGTAADSTGANVIVITYDAVVDGNVPASSTLGSTATLTHYASVDGGADFTPVDLSDNAIEQVAAPSLGVVYAGGTLDDTDSSAAHTTGSDLVIGESMLYDIVVTLPEGTTASLDIDSLIPAGMRLDTSFNGTGYLIITTRSGSQALLADFNGTVTLASFSGVGGTPGADGVSGRFMFSASSAAGDNVEGNNQFVIRVRLVASNTLDNQAGRVLQTNAQLAYTDPDGDVVGGSATERQVAATGTLPTVTVREPTVVISQTAGPVPQIGVDEGDTLTYEITLSNGTGASDFNAYDITFSDTLPTTLQGIVLLGVTYAGGATHDGSSAPDAGFVIVNGVLRNADGSVIDIPKGGSIVLRFSGQVTADAVNGNAIDNTASVRWTSLDGSDAGERTGTDGTLGSGVLNDYSSDAVSAVPVARGVFLSRVGGLDSTLPANPTNADSEDVTVGEVIRYRAVSAIGEGTTADYSVSVTLQNGLSFIDDGTVRIAFVSNNGITTTITALVTGGMLQIVGNEDSDVSLPLTASLSNDTLTGVLSRVQYEVTTDAQGNTVVTFHLGTLTNSDSDADLEGVVIEFNARVANQASVVAGAVLGATATERAGSTVLATSTTIHERIVEAAFNNLDKRITAFDPNPGGSTGTAAIAIRFTQAGSAPAYDVRLVDAFPGGSGYVFDSITIGGSTYGDVASLPAGVQVTVDPVNGIVVTFDRLDPGVAVQVNYHLALPNNVTTPDTDATLTWSSLPESFTSYAGSAVGADGAADGERTGSGVGPNTYRRNEGAGLGLIQGTLWDDTFSPTQDATPDGTPLAGQNVTLTWAGADGDLATTGDNEVFTTTTGLNGRYAFGVLPAGVYRIDVPAGTITDAALGGLRVRIDSDAATPVGTVGVSLGEAASATADAGFVQQNDAPVNDLPGAQAGLEDTPLAIAPIRVSDVDAGAGTLDVVITVLHGTLTVTNLPAGLVVGANGSASVTLSGTLDMLNAALASLVYLGNTDYNGNDTLTVQTRDRGNTGDANGDGIPSQPADELSDTDSLQITLTPVNDAPVAVADTDDATEAGGNANGTPGVDPAGNVLANDTDVDIATNGDVLLVAGVRAQGASTGVVPGGDTPVAIVGRYGTLFIAADGSYRYVVDNDNAAVQALRLPDQVLADVFDYTVADLAGAKSAATLTVTIHGANDTPVAQDDAGVAVEAGGVANASGGSDGTGNVLANDTDVDSVALGETRTVTGIRAEPETDVGRFVDVAAGTTSGNGTSVTGLYGTLVIGADGSWRYVVDNNNAIVQGLVAGDTLQETFSYRVTDTGGLDDLANLAVTIEGSNDNPVASDDVGNAQAGSDDGTTPAVAATGDVLHVASRPGTPTQPGGNGIDTDVDVPDQVAGALTVTHIGTGPESAPGAWSVVGASTSAANGTLITGLYGTLHIGADGTYRYDADSTNATVRTLPAGATITETFTYEVTDTRGLTDRAQLVVTIHGANDAPTPVDDPADAIEAGGIANGTPGVDPSGNVLANDSDPDPGDTLVVTQVAHGANTVSAGGSIAGSYGTLTLAADGNFHYTVDNTNAQVQALRLDSDQLVDTFTYTVRDAAGSVSTATVIITIHGRNDAPVAVDDTAQAAEAGGTANADPGVDPTGNVLANDTDVDAGDARTVVGARAGAEGDGGTLMAVSGVTQVAGTYGTWSVDANGTWHYTVDNSLAIVQALRPGQSLQETFTYQMRDGQGALDTAQLTLTITGAWDAPVARNDLAYAVAPNPGGTGRDPTGTVLANDSDVDAQDILTVTGVRAGNEGAAGALAGVIPGTGQSDGTVVTGLYGTLRIGADGTYQYLVDVSNPVLQALGPLQFVTDVFTYRVGDLGGLTDLGQLTILVRGTNSAPTPHDDAATAIEAGGIENATPGLDPSGNVLGNDTDREGDALKVTAVRTGGADDAGQAGVIGTSLRGQYGDLSLAADGTWHYVLDNSLPAVQALRTADQHLVDTFTYTVVDFWGASATAELVITVNGSNDTPVAHDDVATAVEAGGVANQSPGVSPTGNVLDNDTDVDSVALGESRTVISVVSQAGSAAAAGERLVGRYGWLTLQADGSYLYDVDNDNAAVQALRTSAETLDESFTYTMRDTAGATSVARLVVTIRGANDNPVARDDHGIADDQVPAPQTRGNVLSNDSDVDAGDSRQVVAVRAGDDAAAGASAMPGQTLAGRYGTLVLQADGSYTYTIDMTNTEVLAAAGLGRVLHDTFIYTARDLAGADAQALLTIDLDIAAPYIPPPYHPVFGPIGPNPGERDGQRFSGEGLPDVDPIVYVGPAVERDAIFQGIALPDTAGDFVQLRVERGRSASIGAGLGHVAGQYVGHAVRQSQERSDVDLARFLSRHGRVSLSADGLLSDPSLFARTAEGLWGRDVAWPAAQDRNTAESFPRQLKEAARARQSFTH